AAAAATGAACATGCTGGGCTGAAAGGATGACGGGCATGAATCTGCGGGAACTCGGGGAGTTTGGACTGATCGACCGGCTGCGGGCGAAACTGCATCCGGCCGATCGATCGGTGGTGGTCGGTATCGGCGATGATGCGGCCGTTTTGGCTTATGATCCGGCGTCCCATGTGGTGATGACCAGCGACATGCTCGTTGAAGGCGTGCACTTTCGGGAGGACACGATCGATTTTCATTCGCTCGGCTGGAAGTCGATCGCGGCTTCCTTGTCGGATATCGCCGCCATGGGGGGGATTCCGCGGCACGCGGTGGTGTCGCTGGCGGTTCCTTCCGCGTACGAGGTTGCAAAATTGGAACGGCTGTATGAAGGAATCGCGGAGATCTGCCAGCAATACAGCACGCATGTGGTGGGCGGCGACATCGTCAAAACGGACGGGCCGTTGGTGATCTCCGTCACCCTCAACGGTGAGGTGGAGCAGGGGAAAGCGCTGCTTCGTTCCGGCGCGCAGCCGGGAGATCTCGTTTTTGTGACGGGGACGATCGGTGGTTCGGCAGCCGGTCTCGCTCTGCTGGAAAGCGGGCAACAATCGTTGCTGCCGCCGGACGAACAGCTGGCGCTGCTGGCGTTTCACCAACGCCCGATCCCGCAGATTGAGGCTGGCAGGCTCCTTGCCGCCAGCGGGGAGTGCACGTCCTGCAATGATGTGTCGGACGGACTTGCCAGCGAGCTAAACGAAATTGCAGCGGCCAGCGGCGTCGCGATCCGGATCCAAGAACGGCGGCTGCCGATCGCGCCGGCCGTCGCCAATTTTGCCCGCAGGTGCGGCCGAAGCGCCACTGATTGGGCGTTGTACGGGGGCGAGGACTACCAGTTGGTTGGGACGTTCCGTCCGTTGGGCTATGCGGCGCTGGCCGCGGTGTTCGAGATGAGCCGCATCCCGCTTGCGGTGATCGGTCGGGTGACGAACGGGTCGGGCGTTATTCTGGAAAAATCGGCCGGCGGCGAGAGGGAGCTGGCTGCGCGGGGATACAATCATTTTGCCGAATAGGAGGGGCGCGCGTGTTTCGGAGGACGACACATTCGCCGGAGCAGACCCGGGCCGTTGCGGAGCGGCTGGCGCGGCTTTTGCAGGCGGGCGATGTTCTGACTTTGACGGGCGATCTGGGAGCGGGCAAGACGACTTTCACACAGGGGCTGGCGAAAGGATTGGGGGTGGAGGAGCCGGTCAGTTCGCCCACCTTCATGCTGATCCGGGAATATGAGGGGCGGCTTCCGCTCTACCATATGGATGTCTACCGGCTGGGGGAGCAGGCCGGTTCGGAGGATCTCGGGATTGAGGAGTATCTGTACGGGGACGGGGTCTCGGTGATCGAATGGGCAGAATTTGTGCAACCTCTGCTTCCGGACGACTATTTGCAAGTAACCATTCGGAAGACGGGGGAATCGGAACGGCGGATTGAAATCGCCGGGCACGGTGTGCGGTTTGCCCGAATGCTTGAGGAGTTGGACGAAACATGCCCTATTTAGCGGTCGATACAGCGACCCAGACGCTGACGGTGGCGATCGGCGAACGGGACCGGTTGCTGGCGGAAGCGTCTGTCGTCGTCAAGAAAAATCATTCCAACCGGCTAATGCCGCTGATCGAATCGCTCTTGGTCAGCGCCGATTTGACGCCGGAGGACTTGAAAGGCATTGTGGTGGGGCACGGGCCGGGCTCTTATACGGGGGTGCGGATCGGCGTCACCACCGGCAAAATGCTGGCTTGGGCCTTGAAGATCCCGATCGTCGGAGTCTCCAGTCTGGACGGGTTGGCGATGCATTACCGGGATGCCGACTGTTTGGTGTGCCCGCTGTTTGACGCCAGAAGGAAACAGGCGTATTGTGCCGTCTATGGGCGGCGGGAGGTACCGCGTGACGGTGGTGGGGATGTTGCGGCGGACGGGCAAGCCATTTTTGCCAAAATGGAGCCGGACGCCATCCGCAAACTGGAAGATCTGTTCCCGCTGCTGGAGCGGCGGTTGGCGGAGCGCGAGAGTATTGGAAGTTCGCGGAGGGTGCTGTTTTTGGGCGACGGAGCGGACCATTACCGTGACCTCATCGTCGACCGGTTCGGGCAGCAGGCCTGTTTTCCGGCAAGCGGGGCGCGCAAACTGGTACGGGCGGCTCATCTGCTGGAAGCGGGGATCAGGCGAATCGAGGCGGGCGATACGGCTGTGGCGGAGCGGTTTGCACCGCAATACCTGCAACTGGTTGAGGCGGAAGCGAAGCTTTTGGGCATGCAGACGAGCGATGCATGCGGTAAGGATGGTGCCTGTTGAGCAAGATTACCTACCGCCGGATGCAGCTGTCAGACATTGACCGGATTCTGGAGATCGAACGGCAGTCGTTCTCGGCTCCCTGGTCGCGGGCGGCGTTTGAAAGAGAGCTGACGGGCAACCATTTTGCGAAATACATCGTGGTCGAAGTGGACGGACGTGTCGTCGGGCATGCGGGCATGTGGATTATCGTCGATGAAGCGCATATCACCAACATCGCGATCGATCCCGCCTACAGGGGCCGCAAGCTGGGGGAGAATCTGCTGCGGCAGATGATGGCGCTGGCTGTCTGGAACGGCGCCAGGCGGATGACGCTGGAGGTGCGCGTCTCGAACCAAACCGCGCAAAATCTGTACCGCAAACTCGGATTCCGCGGCTGCGGCATCCGTAAAAACTACTATTCGGACAATCAGGAAGACGCGCTGATTATGTGGGCGGAGCTTAACCCGAATCAGCACGCGACGGATTCGATGGAAGGATAAGATGACGTGATGGGTTGGCTACAACGGGCAAAAAGCAAATACCAGACGGACAGGGCGGCGGGCCGGCCTACCCTGATTCTCGGGATCGAAACCAGCTGCGACGAGACGTCGGCTGCGGTGATTCGCGGCGGCCGCGAGATTTTGTCGAACATCGTCTCCTCGCAGGTGGAAATCCATCAAAAGTTTGGCGGCGTGGTACCGGAAGTGGCATCCCGCCGGCATGTCGAGAATGTCGCGATCGTTGTGCAGGAGGCGCTGGACAAAGCGGGTGTCGGCCTGGATGATCTGTCGGCGGTTGCGGTCACATACGGACCGGGACTGGTTGGCGCGCTGCTGGTCGGCGTGACAGCGGCGAAATCGATCGCCTACGCCCGGTCGCTGCCGCTGGTCGGTGTACATCATATCGCAGGGCACATCTACGCGAATTTTCTTGGGGGCGGGATGGAGCCGCCGTTGGTGGCGCTTGTCGTATCCGGCGGCCATACGGAGCTGATTTATATGCCGCAGCACGGCAGGTTCGAATTTCTCGGCCGGACGAGAGATGACGCGGCGGGTGAAGCGTACGACAAAGTGGCGCGGGCGATGGGGTTGCCGTATCCTGGCGGACCGGCGATCGACCGGCTCGCGCATGTGGGGGATCCGGAAAAAATCGTGTTTCCCCGCGCCTGGCTGGAAGAAGGGTCGCTCGATTTCAGTTTTTCCGGCTTGAAGTCGGCGGTGATGAACGCGTTGCACAATGCGAAACAACGCGGCGAAAGATTGGATCCGGCAGATGTGGCGGCTGCTTTTCAGGCTTCAGTCGTCGATGTGCTGACGGAAAAAACGGTGCTTGCCGTTCGCCGGACAGGCGTCACCAACGTGGTGGTGGCGGGCGGAGTGGCGGCCAACCGCGGGCTCCGTGACAAGCTGCAGGAACGGGCCGGGCAGGAGGGATTTTCCGTGCTGTTCCCGCCGCTGTCGCTCTGCACCGACAACGCGGCGATGATCGCGGCCGCCGCCCATCCGTTTTACGAAAAAGGGTGGTTCCACAACCTTGACCTGAACGCCTATGCCAGCCTCCCGCTCACGCAGTGGGAAGCAGGTCCGTTTGTGGATTTGGCGAAGTAAAGCAGCCTCTTCTGGATGTGCGCCTGAAGGGGCTGTCCACAAACTTGTCCACAGTTTTCACAAGTTGTTCACAATGTTTCGTGGATAACTTGCAGGATGTGCACAGGATAAGGGGGAAGAACCTGTTCATTTATCACCAGATATTATGTGAATTGCCTGTGGAATTTGTGGATAAAAGAGATGGTTTCCCCTTTTTTCAGGAGCTGTCGGTGATATTTCTGTGGATAACCTTGTGGATAATGGAGATAAAAATTTTGCCTCTTTTGGAAAGAAATCGCTCTCAATAGCAGGAATTCGATTTCATTCAGTAGAATTCAAAACGTAATGGGCGATGGCTGGTGGGGGGCGGCAGTTTTGAAAGCGAACAATTGGGACCCGTTACACGAACGGATTCTGGATTCGATCCCGGTTGGGATCATCGTGTATGATTGCGCCGGAAACGTTACATACGTCAACAAGATGGCGGAAGCGATCACAGGTTACAACTTGCAGGAGATCCAGTTGTTTCAGAAAATCAACCATGTGCTCGACGGCGATCAAGAGATATTTTGGAAAACGTTGCAATCGGGACAGCCTTTTTTCGGATTTGAGTACTATTGCCCTGCGAAGGACGGAACGGAAATCCCGGTCGTAACTTCGACAACGCCGCTGTTTGACGATGCCAACCGGCAGATCGGAATCGTCGCTGCATTGATCGCTCATTCGGAGATGGGCCGCTTGCGTGCTGTGGAAGAGCATGCCTCTCTGATCTTGGATCATATTTCGGACGGAGTGATCACGCTGAATAGGGAAGGGGTGATCACCGGTTTCAACCGGGCAGCGGAAGATATTACGGGCCTGAACAGAGAGGAAGTGAAGAATCGCAAGCTGCAGCAAGTGTTTCCGTTTGAACCGGCTGTGCTCGATAAAGTGCTGGAGACGCTGCGGATCGGACGGGAGTACAAGGATATTAAGGCGCAACTGCAGGACAAACAAAGACGAACCCGGTATATACTGGTGACGACGCGGGTCTTGCGCAACCGGACAGACAACGTGATGGGCGTAATGTTGACATTCAGGGACATCACCATGCAGGAGCTGCTGGAAGAGCAGGTCCGCCAGTCGGAAAAGCTGGCGGTGATCGGCGAGTTGGCTGCCGGTACGGCGCACGAAATCCGCAACCCGTTAACCTCGGTCAAGGGGTTTATTCAGTTGCTCGACCGCAAATATCAGGAAGACGCCCCGGAGAAGGAATATTTCCGGATCATTCTGTCGGAACTGAACCGGGTGAATGATATCATTCGCGAATTTCTGCTGTTGTCGAAACCGACCGACCCCAACCTGCGGCTGATCGATATCAACTCAGTACTGGAGGACATCCGGACCCTGATGAGCAGCGACGCGCTATTGCGCAACATTGAGCTGAACATTCGATTGTCCGATGTTCCAGTTGTCTGCGAAGTGGATGTCGAACAAATCAAGCAGGTGTTTATCAACCTGATCCGCAACGCGTTCGAAGCGATCGGTTTCAATGGCAAGCTGTCGATCGGCATCCGGGTGATGCAGGACGAGTGCGAGGTTCATTTTACCGATAATGGGCCAGGCATACGGAAAGAGGTGTTGGCTCGCATCTTTGAGCCGTTTTTTACCACCAAGGAGGAAGGAACGGGCCTTGGCCTGACCGTGTCCTACCGGATCATTCAAAACCACGGTGGGACGATTCTGGTCGAATCGGAGGAAGGACAGGGGACCACTTTCCGCGTCCGATTGCCGCTTGCAAAAACACAGTGAAATAAAGCCGCAACAAGATACAGAATTGATTGATAATTTTCGCCGCGGCTTATTGTGTCGGGAAGTCGTTTGACAAAAACTTGGCGGGGCTTTGCGGCCTCCCATGTTTGCAGCAAGCGAGTGGGGCAGGATGGGGGTCTATGACAAGATATTCCTGGCTGGGCTCCTTACCGGCAACGTGACGGTCGGAAAAATGCTGGCTTGCAACTTCCGCTTTGGCAACTTCGGTAAACACATATGTTTAGCTTCCCATATTCTGGACACCCTAATGGAAAAACGTTGAGGTGGTTGCGTGTTCCGTGTATGGGCGAAGCTTTTGGCGGTCTGTTTATGGTTCGCCGCGATTGGAACGTGGTGGTTGTCAGGGGAAGGCGGTCCCTCGGTGGCAGGTGCAGGCGGTTCGGTCGCGGCATCGAACGTATCGGCGGCTGTGAAGGTCAGCGATAAGGCCAAACAGGCCGGTGCCGCGGCGGACGACAGGCGGCGGGTGATCTTGCTGGTGGCGGACCGGCTGCGGGAAGCGGATGTTGCCAATGTGGCCCTGCCTCATTTTCGCGACTGGACGAAACGGGGCGGCATTGGCTTGATGAATGTGAATGCAGGCGGCGAGGGGCTGCGAAAACTGTTGCCGCCCGACGGTCACACGGCGGGTGGCGGAAGCATGACTGTGATCGAATGGGATCAATTGCAAGCGGTTGAAGCGGAAAAAGGGCAGCTGCCGAACGATGAATACATACAACGCCGGCAAGCGGCGCTCGTCGAACTGGACCGGCTGGCGGGGGAACTGTTGCGGCGGGCTGGTCGATCCACGCTGCTGATCGTGGCGTCTTCCGGTGTCGGTGCCGACAATCAGGGCGGCCGTTGGAACAGGCAATTGGTGCCGCTGCTGATGGCGGGCGGCGGGATCACGCCCGGCAGTCTTTTGACATCCCCGTCCACTCGCCGGTTGGGGATCGTGACAAATTTGGATGTGGCGGCGACGATTCAGGATTTTCTGGGAGTTGAAAGGCCGTCGGGATGGACGGGACAAACGGTCAATGGGATTCAAACAGGCGAAGATGTTTGGAACACACTGCACGCGATTGCCCAGCAGGCCCACCGGACATATGCCAAACGGGTGCCGGTTCTTACGCTGTTTGGCGCTGGTGGCGGAATCTGCTTCTTGGTGATGGTTGCGGTCTTGTGGAAGCATGGCCGGGGCCGGTGGCGTCAGGAACATGACAAGCGTATGTGGCATCAGGAACATGGCAGGCGCATTGCAGCTATGCCAATGTGGAGAGGAATCAGGCGCTCGCTGAACCGTCAAAAATTTGCGGCTGTGCTGATGTGGGGAGGCACCGCCGTGCTGGCTGCACCGGTAGCGTTTTTGCTGCTGCCGCTGCTGGAGACAGCCATGCGGCCGCAAGGGGGGCCGGCAGAATGGAGATGGCCGGTAGGGAGCACGGCGGATTGGACATGGTCGGTCGTGATGCCGGCGCTTTTGCTGGCGATGACGTGGGGATTGATGCGGATCCGCAACCTGCTGCAGCGGTTGTTTGTTTTGGCCTGCTCAATAGTCGGACTGGTGGTGGCGGATGCGGCAGCCGGAGGGCGGCTGGCGCAAGGGGCGATTTTGTCTTATGACCCTGTTGTGGGAGCCCGCTACTACGGAGTGGGAAATGAGTACATGGCGTGCATGGTGGCCTGGCTGCTGCTCGCCTGCGGCTATCTGTTGTGTATGCGGCCAGGCTGGCGGACGAGGATGGCGTGGGCGTTTCCGGTGTTGGGGGCAGGGATGATTTGGTTTTTGGCCTCGCCTGAACTGG
The window above is part of the Effusibacillus pohliae DSM 22757 genome. Proteins encoded here:
- the thiL gene encoding thiamine-phosphate kinase, with translation MNLRELGEFGLIDRLRAKLHPADRSVVVGIGDDAAVLAYDPASHVVMTSDMLVEGVHFREDTIDFHSLGWKSIAASLSDIAAMGGIPRHAVVSLAVPSAYEVAKLERLYEGIAEICQQYSTHVVGGDIVKTDGPLVISVTLNGEVEQGKALLRSGAQPGDLVFVTGTIGGSAAGLALLESGQQSLLPPDEQLALLAFHQRPIPQIEAGRLLAASGECTSCNDVSDGLASELNEIAAASGVAIRIQERRLPIAPAVANFARRCGRSATDWALYGGEDYQLVGTFRPLGYAALAAVFEMSRIPLAVIGRVTNGSGVILEKSAGGERELAARGYNHFAE
- the tsaE gene encoding tRNA (adenosine(37)-N6)-threonylcarbamoyltransferase complex ATPase subunit type 1 TsaE, whose protein sequence is MFRRTTHSPEQTRAVAERLARLLQAGDVLTLTGDLGAGKTTFTQGLAKGLGVEEPVSSPTFMLIREYEGRLPLYHMDVYRLGEQAGSEDLGIEEYLYGDGVSVIEWAEFVQPLLPDDYLQVTIRKTGESERRIEIAGHGVRFARMLEELDETCPI
- the tsaB gene encoding tRNA (adenosine(37)-N6)-threonylcarbamoyltransferase complex dimerization subunit type 1 TsaB, producing MPYLAVDTATQTLTVAIGERDRLLAEASVVVKKNHSNRLMPLIESLLVSADLTPEDLKGIVVGHGPGSYTGVRIGVTTGKMLAWALKIPIVGVSSLDGLAMHYRDADCLVCPLFDARRKQAYCAVYGRREVPRDGGGDVAADGQAIFAKMEPDAIRKLEDLFPLLERRLAERESIGSSRRVLFLGDGADHYRDLIVDRFGQQACFPASGARKLVRAAHLLEAGIRRIEAGDTAVAERFAPQYLQLVEAEAKLLGMQTSDACGKDGAC
- the rimI gene encoding ribosomal protein S18-alanine N-acetyltransferase — translated: MQLSDIDRILEIERQSFSAPWSRAAFERELTGNHFAKYIVVEVDGRVVGHAGMWIIVDEAHITNIAIDPAYRGRKLGENLLRQMMALAVWNGARRMTLEVRVSNQTAQNLYRKLGFRGCGIRKNYYSDNQEDALIMWAELNPNQHATDSMEG
- the tsaD gene encoding tRNA (adenosine(37)-N6)-threonylcarbamoyltransferase complex transferase subunit TsaD; the protein is MGWLQRAKSKYQTDRAAGRPTLILGIETSCDETSAAVIRGGREILSNIVSSQVEIHQKFGGVVPEVASRRHVENVAIVVQEALDKAGVGLDDLSAVAVTYGPGLVGALLVGVTAAKSIAYARSLPLVGVHHIAGHIYANFLGGGMEPPLVALVVSGGHTELIYMPQHGRFEFLGRTRDDAAGEAYDKVARAMGLPYPGGPAIDRLAHVGDPEKIVFPRAWLEEGSLDFSFSGLKSAVMNALHNAKQRGERLDPADVAAAFQASVVDVLTEKTVLAVRRTGVTNVVVAGGVAANRGLRDKLQERAGQEGFSVLFPPLSLCTDNAAMIAAAAHPFYEKGWFHNLDLNAYASLPLTQWEAGPFVDLAK
- a CDS encoding PAS domain-containing protein — protein: MKANNWDPLHERILDSIPVGIIVYDCAGNVTYVNKMAEAITGYNLQEIQLFQKINHVLDGDQEIFWKTLQSGQPFFGFEYYCPAKDGTEIPVVTSTTPLFDDANRQIGIVAALIAHSEMGRLRAVEEHASLILDHISDGVITLNREGVITGFNRAAEDITGLNREEVKNRKLQQVFPFEPAVLDKVLETLRIGREYKDIKAQLQDKQRRTRYILVTTRVLRNRTDNVMGVMLTFRDITMQELLEEQVRQSEKLAVIGELAAGTAHEIRNPLTSVKGFIQLLDRKYQEDAPEKEYFRIILSELNRVNDIIREFLLLSKPTDPNLRLIDINSVLEDIRTLMSSDALLRNIELNIRLSDVPVVCEVDVEQIKQVFINLIRNAFEAIGFNGKLSIGIRVMQDECEVHFTDNGPGIRKEVLARIFEPFFTTKEEGTGLGLTVSYRIIQNHGGTILVESEEGQGTTFRVRLPLAKTQ
- a CDS encoding alkaline phosphatase family protein, which gives rise to MFRVWAKLLAVCLWFAAIGTWWLSGEGGPSVAGAGGSVAASNVSAAVKVSDKAKQAGAAADDRRRVILLVADRLREADVANVALPHFRDWTKRGGIGLMNVNAGGEGLRKLLPPDGHTAGGGSMTVIEWDQLQAVEAEKGQLPNDEYIQRRQAALVELDRLAGELLRRAGRSTLLIVASSGVGADNQGGRWNRQLVPLLMAGGGITPGSLLTSPSTRRLGIVTNLDVAATIQDFLGVERPSGWTGQTVNGIQTGEDVWNTLHAIAQQAHRTYAKRVPVLTLFGAGGGICFLVMVAVLWKHGRGRWRQEHDKRMWHQEHGRRIAAMPMWRGIRRSLNRQKFAAVLMWGGTAVLAAPVAFLLLPLLETAMRPQGGPAEWRWPVGSTADWTWSVVMPALLLAMTWGLMRIRNLLQRLFVLACSIVGLVVADAAAGGRLAQGAILSYDPVVGARYYGVGNEYMACMVAWLLLACGYLLCMRPGWRTRMAWAFPVLGAGMIWFLASPELGANAGGTITAAAATAVAVSLLWGFPKRIGWPVGLALLAGSIVLLIGLHENAVRPTHVSLAADLVRQGDYQQIGALIGRKLLMNLYLIRDYAGAPLLVALMILAAIAVFRSAPWVSRFFEKRAGLQPFVNGGVAGALVGFAVNDSGVVVAALILLPVAYTVCMLSLVEAFPTPHTIVPISLSQPDTPDWWPGRDSGR